One genomic region from Myxococcales bacterium encodes:
- a CDS encoding PEP-CTERM sorting domain-containing protein codes for MLSSIQSLLRFSFLTTAVALVLALPAAATPLLFNGTFDDPTNPDTTPDTFTITNDLTSGAAITSLVIDLSTAFFSTVDFDIANFDFAVVDDAGYTGHVLTGTSVLTINFAPANFIAGEVFAFTIDVDDNNGRVEGVNIADSTVTAIYEGFGSLPVVAVMGASGGNSASWSGAVVAPEPGTLSMLSFGLIGLAWNRKRERRRQI; via the coding sequence ATGTTGAGTTCGATTCAGTCCCTTCTTCGGTTCTCGTTCCTGACCACGGCCGTCGCGCTCGTACTCGCGCTGCCGGCAGCAGCGACTCCCCTGCTCTTCAACGGCACGTTCGACGATCCGACAAACCCAGATACCACGCCCGACACCTTTACCATCACGAATGATCTGACGTCCGGCGCCGCAATCACATCGCTCGTAATCGATCTCTCCACCGCCTTCTTTTCGACCGTAGACTTCGACATCGCCAATTTCGATTTCGCTGTGGTCGACGACGCGGGATACACGGGCCACGTGCTCACGGGCACATCGGTGCTCACGATCAACTTCGCACCCGCCAACTTCATCGCGGGTGAGGTCTTCGCCTTCACCATCGACGTGGACGACAACAACGGCCGCGTGGAAGGAGTCAATATTGCCGACTCGACCGTGACAGCCATTTACGAGGGCTTCGGCTCACTTCCCGTGGTGGCGGTCATGGGCGCCAGCGGTGGAAACAGCGCGAGCTGGAGCGGCGCTGTCGTGGCGCCGGAACCCGGCACCCTTTCGATGCTCTCGTTCGGGCTGATCGGACTGGCCTGGAACCGGAAGCGCGAGCGCCGCCGCCAGATCTGA